The following nucleotide sequence is from Synechococcus sp. CBW1004.
CGGTGATGTTCGGGTTGGCCAGCACCCGATCGGCCATGGCCTTGCTGGCGCGCAGCTGTCCGGAGCGCACGATCAGATGCACATGATCGCCGTACTTGGTGAGATAGACAGCCTCCTCGCAGGCGGAGTCGCCGCCGCCGACCACGGCCACCGCCTGGTTGCGGAACTGGGGGGTGGCGCCATCACAGATGGCACAGGCGCTGATGCCGCTGCTCCAGAAGCGCTCCTCCTGGGGCAGTCCAAGACGGTTCGCACTGGCACCTGTGGCCAGGATCACGCTCTGGGCCTGATAGGTGGTGCCGTCGGCCGTGATCCGGAACGGCCGCTGGGACAGATCGATCTCGGTGGCATCCGCCAGCACCAGAGTCGTGCCCCAGCGCTCCGCCTGAGCCTTCATCCTGTCCATCAGCTCGGGCCCAAGGATGCCGTCAGGGAAGCCGGGGAAGTTCTCCACATGGGTCGTGGTCATCAGCTGACCGCCCGGGATGCCGCCGTCCTGGAAACCGGTGATCAGCAGCGGACGCAGATTGGCGCGAGCCGCATAAATGGCGGCGGTGTACCCGGCCGGTCCGGAGCCGACGATCACCACATTCTCTACAGCCGGATCAGCCTGGGAGGGACGACCTTGCTGACCGCCGGGCCCGACGTCGGTCATGACTTGTGCGGAATCACTACGAGTTAGACCTTAGAAGACAGGGGGCCGGTGCGGCGGAGCACCTCAAAGCGCCGGAAGACGCCTGAACAATCCCCGAGCGCGCCTGCACTGCAGAACCGCCGGGATGACGAAGATATGAAAACCGAAGCGCCGGACGCGTCGCGGTTCTTCAGGTTTGCTTTAGATTTCGAGCAGTCCGTCGCTTTCCGGCCTCCTGCGGCCTTCCGGGTCGCTGTTCCAGCAGCCCGCTCCAAGATCCTGGGGAACCATCAACACCGTCTGGCTCAGCTCGAGGGGATGATCCTCCAGGCAGAGCAGCCACTCCCGGAACTCTTCGTTGATCGCATAGCTCTCCTCGTAGAGCTCGCGGCTGTCAAGGGTGGCGCGCCGGGACACCGCCCAGCAGACCGCGACGGTGAGGCGGCGGTGAACGGCGGCTTCGATCAGGCCATCCTCGGAAGGGCCGTCATTTGCCGCGCCGTGTTTTCGAGCCGTCATGGCCAGTCCCCGAGTGGCACCACGTTGGCGGGCGACGGGCCAGGCGGTTGTGTTGGTTGACACACCTTTGCAGAAGCCCCGCTGCCAGCCCCCGGGCGCCTGAGGCGCGCCGCTCAGGCGCTGCGGCCCAGAAACGGCGGCAGCTGCGGGCCGCGCAGGCGGATCACCTCGCCGGCGTCATCCGCCAGCGCCTGCAGGGGAAGTAGGGCGGGATTCCCTCCAGCCGCGGCCTGGGCCGCTGGGGCGGGTGCCGCGCTGGCTCGAATCAGATAGGGCTCGCTCAGCGACCAGCTGCGGGCGTAGCGGATCAGCAGCGGATCAGCGGGAGCAAACACATGTGAGGCCTGGCGGGGCACGGGCTCGAGCGCGGCACGCTCGCCATCCATGCGCACCGCCCTGGTGATCGCCTGCACGAAGCGGCTGCGGGTGACGACGGTGGTGAGGTAGGCCACCACCCGCAGCCGCGGCGCATCGAAGCCCTCGGCGCACATGTCGATGCTCACCAGCCAGTCGGCCTCGCCCGCCTGAAAGGCCGCGAGCCGGGCCACCGCCTCCGGGTCCTGGGAATGGACCAGATGCACCCGGTCCCCCTGCTCCTGCAACAGGGCACCGATGCTGCGGGCATGCTCGATGTCGCGGGCGATCACCAGTCCACCCGCGCCCGGGTGACCCTCCCGCAGCCGCTCCAGGCGGCGACGGGCCTGCAGAAGCAGCCGCAAGGCGATGCCGCCCCCATCCCCGATCCGGATCGCGCGGCGCAGATTGCGGGCCCGCCAGCTCTCGCGCTCCTCTGCCGAGAGGGGTGATGTCTCACGGTCCGAGGCCTCGGGGCGGCGTCCGTGTTCCACCCAGCCGTCCTGGAAGTGGAACTCCAGCGGCCGCACATCGCCGGCGACGATCAGGCGCTGGGGTTCGACGCAGAGATCGGGCACGATCCGCTCCCACACCTCACCCTGGCGCTCCACCCGCAGGCGCCTGGCTGCACAGAAGGCCAGGTTGTCGGCCCGGAAAGGGGTGCCGGAGAGGCCCAGGCGCAGCTGCGCCGCGCCGGTGAGCCGGCTGAAGGCATGGCCCCAGGCGGTGGCCTCCGGCTCGAGCGGGTCGACACCGAGGTGGTGCACCTCATCGGCGATCGCCAGCCAGGGGGCGCCGCGCAGCTCGTGGCGCAGCTCGAGCTCGAGGCGGCGCCGATGACGGGCAGCCGACTGATAACTGATCAGCAGGCCATCGCCCTGCCGGACCTCGGGGCGGTCGTCCCCTGCCTCCCACTCCAGGAGCTGGAGGCCGAGGCGATCGGCGGCCTGCCGCCACTGGCGGGCGATCGAGCTGCGGTGGGAGAACACCACGAAGCGGCCCAGGCGCCCCTCGTTGCGCAGCTGCCGGAAGCCGAGCAGGGCCCCCAGGGTCTTGCCGGCACCCGGACCGGCATGGACGAGCACATCGGCGCCGGCCGGCGATCCGGCCACGATCCGGGCCCGCAGCAACTGGATCAGCTGGCGCTGCCACTGGCGCGGCTGAACCGCTCCACCCTCCTGCCGCAGCGTCTCGCGGGCCGCAGGGCCGAGTTCAAAGGACGGTGACGCCATCGCCCGATTCTGGAGGGCCCTGACCCGGACCATCACCCCGCCGCTTCACGGCGCCAACGCCCCTGAGGACCGGCACCCCATGGGCGGCGGTGCACAGGCCCGCGGAAACCTGACGTTGAGTAGGACTTCTCATGAGCTTTGCCCGGAGCGTCCCTAGCTTCCGGCCAACAGCCCCCGGGACTCCGGCCCCGTTGCCGTCATGGCCCAGCCCACGGATCCACGCCCCGAACGGCGCGCCCATCTGGAGCGCTGCTGGCAGCAGGAGTGCGACATCGACCCGATGATCCTGCGCATGCGCCTGCTGCGTCACCAGGGAGCCCTGCCCCAGGCCGCCTGTCTGGAGCAGGAGCTGCAGCCGCTGTTCTGAGCCGGGATTGAGGAGGCGCCATTGGCGCTGCAGGCCCTGTCCCGCCGCGGTGGAGTGGGGGGGGTGAGGGCCGGCAGGAGCAGGAGCAGCCCGCGCGGACGGGACTGACGGCTCCTGCCGGGCGCCGGTGGGTGTTCAGCCGACCGCCTCGGCGTGATTGATCAGCAGATGCTCCAGCTCGGCGAGATCGGCATCGGCCCCGTCGCGGGCCCGCTGAACATCACCACCGGCCTCCTCCAGCAGCCGCCCGGCAACCCGATCGAGCAGGTCGTCGCGGTTGTCACGCAGGAAGCCGAGCAGCTCCTCCTCGATCAGATAGCGGATCCCCAGCCCCCGCAGCGGGCTGCTGCTGGCCTCGGCCAGGGTGCCGAGCACGAGCTCCTTCACGAACAGGCGCTGCACCTCCGAGCTGCGCAGGAAGCTCTCCATGGCGTTGATGGCGCCATCGACCATCGTGCGCTCCACCTCGGCCCGCTCCTCAGCGAGGCGGAACTCCCACTCCAGATGGCGCCGCTGCCAGCCCTGGCGCTGGAGATCGGGCATCACCGTCTGGGAGAAGCTGTCGACCGCGATCTCATAGATGCGCTCGGCCAGGCGCTCACACCAGTCGCTGCCGTGGTCGGCCAGGTTGCGCTGCACCTCCTCACGGGAGACGGCGTGGCCGCCGTGATGGCTGTGACAGACACCATTGGGGCAGTCGAGGGCGGAAAGAGCCATCGGGAGAGCGGAATGCGCGGGAGCCTCATCCCTAGCCAGAGGCCTGTCAGGGAGACAGGGGCTTCAGGAAATCTGCGCATTGGCGTTGCAAGGCGGACGGTCCGGAGACCCCGGCCGGTGGGGGTGTCCGCACATTGCGTCAACGGCGGCTTGTCGAGCCGGCCGGAGTTCTTCTAATGAAAACTCCTGCCGCGGAGTTCACTTGCTCACGATGCTGGTCCCCCGGGAGCAGGCCTCCGGGGAACGCCGGGTGGCCGCGACTCCTGAAACCGTCCGGCGGCTGCACACCCACGGCATTCAGCTGCAGATCGAGGAGGGCGCAGGCCTGGCCTCCGGCTACCTGGACGCTGACTACTGCGACGCCGGAGCCGACCTGGTCGCCTCCGACCGCCTGCCCTGGGACGGGGTGGACGGCGTGCTCTGCCTCCATCCCCCCGCCCCGGCGGCCCTGCAGCAGCTGCGCTCCGGCGCCCTGCTGGTGGGGCTGCTGGCGCCCTATGGGGCCCACGATCTGGTGCAGATCCTGTGCGAGCGGCGCACCGCCTCCCTCGCCCTCGAGCTGCTGCCGCGCATCAGCCGGGCCCAGTCGATGGATGTGCTCTCCTCCCAGGCCAACATCGCCGGCTACAAGGCGGTGCTGCTGGCGGCCTCAGCGCTCGATCGCTACGTGCCGATGCTGATGACCGCAGCCGGCACGATCCAGCCGGCGCGGGTGCTGGTGCTGGGGGCCGGGGTCGCCGGCCTGCAGGCGGTGGCCACCGCCCGCCGTCTCGGCGGCGTGGTCTACGTCTCCGACGTGCGCCCGGCCGTCAAGGAGCAGGTGGAATCGCTGGGCGGCCGCTTCCTCGATCCACCGGAGATCGCCGAGAAACCCGCCGAAGCGGGTGGCTACGCCAAGGAGGCCAGCGAGGCCTTTCTGGCGGCCCAGCGCCAGCAGCTGGCCGAGCAGCTGGCGCTCGCCGACATGGTCATCTGCACCGCCCAGGTGCCGGGCAAGGCAGCGCCGAGGCTGATCAGCGAGGCGATGCTCGATGGCATGCGGCCCGGTTCGGTGGTGGTGGACCTGGCGGTGGCCCAGGGCGGCAACTGCTTCGGCACCGTGCCCGGCGAGACGGTGGAGCGCAACGGCGTGCTGCTGATCGGCGCCGATGCCCTGCCGGCCTCGGTGCCCAACCACGCCAGTGCCCTCTACGCCCGCAACATCGCCGCCCTTGTGGAGCACATCAAGGGCGAGGAGGGCTGGAACCTCGATCCCGCCGATCCGATCCTCGAAGGCTGCCTGCTCACCCATGAGGGAGCCTGCCGCCGCCCCGATGTGGTCGATCCAGGCGGCCAGGCCAGCCGTCAGCGCCCTTCCGAAGCGAACAGCCAA
It contains:
- a CDS encoding DEAD/DEAH box helicase, whose product is MASPSFELGPAARETLRQEGGAVQPRQWQRQLIQLLRARIVAGSPAGADVLVHAGPGAGKTLGALLGFRQLRNEGRLGRFVVFSHRSSIARQWRQAADRLGLQLLEWEAGDDRPEVRQGDGLLISYQSAARHRRRLELELRHELRGAPWLAIADEVHHLGVDPLEPEATAWGHAFSRLTGAAQLRLGLSGTPFRADNLAFCAARRLRVERQGEVWERIVPDLCVEPQRLIVAGDVRPLEFHFQDGWVEHGRRPEASDRETSPLSAEERESWRARNLRRAIRIGDGGGIALRLLLQARRRLERLREGHPGAGGLVIARDIEHARSIGALLQEQGDRVHLVHSQDPEAVARLAAFQAGEADWLVSIDMCAEGFDAPRLRVVAYLTTVVTRSRFVQAITRAVRMDGERAALEPVPRQASHVFAPADPLLIRYARSWSLSEPYLIRASAAPAPAAQAAAGGNPALLPLQALADDAGEVIRLRGPQLPPFLGRSA
- a CDS encoding EF-1 guanine nucleotide exchange domain-containing protein, translating into MALSALDCPNGVCHSHHGGHAVSREEVQRNLADHGSDWCERLAERIYEIAVDSFSQTVMPDLQRQGWQRRHLEWEFRLAEERAEVERTMVDGAINAMESFLRSSEVQRLFVKELVLGTLAEASSSPLRGLGIRYLIEEELLGFLRDNRDDLLDRVAGRLLEEAGGDVQRARDGADADLAELEHLLINHAEAVG
- a CDS encoding NAD(P) transhydrogenase subunit alpha, yielding MLVPREQASGERRVAATPETVRRLHTHGIQLQIEEGAGLASGYLDADYCDAGADLVASDRLPWDGVDGVLCLHPPAPAALQQLRSGALLVGLLAPYGAHDLVQILCERRTASLALELLPRISRAQSMDVLSSQANIAGYKAVLLAASALDRYVPMLMTAAGTIQPARVLVLGAGVAGLQAVATARRLGGVVYVSDVRPAVKEQVESLGGRFLDPPEIAEKPAEAGGYAKEASEAFLAAQRQQLAEQLALADMVICTAQVPGKAAPRLISEAMLDGMRPGSVVVDLAVAQGGNCFGTVPGETVERNGVLLIGADALPASVPNHASALYARNIAALVEHIKGEEGWNLDPADPILEGCLLTHEGACRRPDVVDPGGQASRQRPSEANSQPVGVNR